The genomic DNA ACAAACAGTTCTTTCATTGAAAAATCTAAACCTACTATGTTGCCGTTACTTGGAACTTGAATTATTTCTTTTTCAAATTCAGTAGTAATACTTACAAAATAAGCACCTGTAGGTACTTGACTTATAGTAGCAGATAATATTTTATGATTCCTAGGTATTTCTCTATGAAATTTAGTTTTTAGTAATCCTAATTTTGGAAACTTCAACATACTGCCTTCTATTCTTATTGAATTGTTAGTGTTTTTGGTTGTATAAGATTTGATATTGTTTCTTTTAGATTTGAATCTAGGATATTTAGCTCTTTTTTGAAAGAAATTCTTAAAAGCAGTATCTAAATTCCTAAGTGCAGATTGAAGAGAAACACTATCCACTTCTTTAAGCCAAGTTAAATCTTTTTTCAAAGCTGTTAACTCTTTAGCTTGATTAACATAAGTAGTTGATTTTTCTTCATTCTTGTATAATTCAATTCTTTGATTAAG from Vallitalea longa includes the following:
- a CDS encoding RNA-guided endonuclease TnpB family protein, with the translated sequence MKINKAFKYRIYPNKEQLTLIHKTFGCTRFVFNRFLNQRIELYKNEEKSTTYVNQAKELTALKKDLTWLKEVDSVSLQSALRNLDTAFKNFFQKRAKYPRFKSKRNNIKSYTTKNTNNSIRIEGSMLKFPKLGLLKTKFHREIPRNHKILSATISQVPTGAYFVSITTEFEKEIIQVPSNGNIVGLDFSMKELFVSSENQRAKYPRFFRMLEAKLIKAQRKLSRMARFSNNWYKQKIKVAKIHYKIKNSRSDFLHKLSTQLVNKYNAIAIEDLNMKGMSQASCLELFFLYIMYLKLNAHNHSI